The following coding sequences lie in one Lentilactobacillus sp. SPB1-3 genomic window:
- a CDS encoding HAD family hydrolase, whose amino-acid sequence MIKAIVFDVDDTLYNQEPSFNAAFRSVFNADIDNELLKQLYMNYQKQFYLVQAKACQDQLDLTDSEANFHSLHHTFKKFDINGLTKETADQFEEEFFNNRENIQLADGLSTIFNQLSTKFKLGIITNGTNKDQLSKIMKLKLQHWISRDQIITSEDAHAAKPDPLIFTMMNRKFDLRGSEMLYVGSSFDEDIVPAKKAGWQTVWYNPFNGTISDSSAIPDQTVSNIEELKELLTELAAERTEKEPEI is encoded by the coding sequence ATGATAAAAGCCATCGTTTTTGACGTTGATGACACTCTTTATAATCAAGAGCCCAGTTTTAACGCAGCTTTTCGCTCCGTTTTCAACGCCGATATCGATAACGAATTGTTAAAGCAGCTTTACATGAACTATCAAAAACAATTCTATCTTGTGCAAGCAAAAGCTTGTCAAGATCAATTGGATCTAACAGATAGTGAAGCTAACTTTCACAGTTTACACCATACTTTCAAGAAATTCGACATCAATGGACTAACAAAAGAAACTGCAGATCAATTTGAAGAAGAATTCTTTAATAATCGTGAGAATATTCAATTAGCTGACGGTTTATCAACCATCTTCAATCAGCTATCAACCAAGTTTAAGTTGGGAATCATCACTAACGGAACTAATAAAGATCAGTTATCAAAAATCATGAAGTTAAAACTTCAGCATTGGATAAGTCGTGATCAGATCATTACTTCAGAAGATGCTCACGCCGCCAAACCCGATCCATTAATTTTTACCATGATGAATCGTAAGTTTGATCTTCGTGGTAGCGAGATGCTATATGTTGGTAGCTCATTTGATGAAGACATAGTACCCGCGAAAAAAGCCGGTTGGCAGACAGTGTGGTATAACCCTTTCAATGGAACGATCAGTGATTCAAGTGCCATTCCAGATCAAACTGTATCAAATATTGAAGAACTAAAAGAACTCCTAACTGAATTAGCAGCTGAAAGAACGGAAAAAGAGCCTGAGATTTAA
- a CDS encoding D-2-hydroxyacid dehydrogenase — MKIIAYGIRDDEKPYLDKWSDENPDVEVVSTDKLLDDSTVELANGADGAVVYQQKPYTASVLDKLGEFGIKFLSLRNVGVDNIDAEAAKRNGIKVTNVPAYSPEAIAELTITQLMRLLRRTNTFDRKQANGDLTWAPDIADELNQMTVGVVATGRIGKAVIKIYEGFGAKVIAYDVFHSPELEKKGMYVDTLDELFSKSDVISLHAPATKDNEHMLNDETFNKMKDGVYVLNPARGSLIDTDALIRALDSKKVAGAAIDVYENEVGIFNTDFGSFENIPDERLKNLMKRENVLVTPHISFYTKRAVRNMVYFAMDANKSLIESGKSDKLVEL; from the coding sequence GTGAAGATTATTGCATATGGCATTCGAGATGATGAAAAACCATATCTTGATAAATGGAGCGATGAAAACCCTGATGTTGAGGTAGTCTCAACTGATAAATTATTGGATGATTCAACAGTTGAGTTGGCAAATGGAGCAGATGGAGCGGTGGTTTATCAACAAAAGCCATACACAGCATCTGTTTTGGATAAACTAGGTGAATTCGGTATCAAATTTCTTTCACTTAGAAACGTCGGAGTCGATAATATTGATGCTGAGGCTGCTAAGAGAAATGGTATTAAAGTTACCAATGTTCCAGCATATTCACCTGAAGCGATTGCAGAATTAACTATTACGCAATTAATGCGTTTGTTGAGAAGAACTAATACTTTTGATCGAAAACAAGCTAATGGAGATTTGACTTGGGCACCTGATATCGCTGATGAACTAAATCAGATGACAGTTGGGGTAGTGGCAACCGGAAGAATTGGTAAAGCCGTGATCAAAATTTATGAAGGATTTGGCGCTAAGGTCATAGCATATGATGTGTTCCATAGTCCTGAATTAGAGAAAAAGGGAATGTACGTTGATACCTTAGATGAACTTTTTAGTAAGTCCGATGTCATTTCGTTACACGCACCTGCCACTAAGGACAATGAACACATGCTCAATGATGAAACCTTTAATAAAATGAAGGATGGAGTATATGTGTTAAATCCTGCGAGAGGTTCTTTAATTGATACTGATGCATTGATTCGGGCTTTAGATTCAAAGAAGGTTGCCGGTGCGGCAATTGATGTTTATGAAAATGAAGTTGGAATATTCAATACCGACTTTGGTAGTTTTGAAAACATTCCTGATGAACGTTTAAAGAATCTAATGAAACGTGAAAATGTTTTGGTGACACCACATATTTCGTTTTACACTAAGCGGGCTGTTAGAAATATGGTTTACTTTGCCATGGATGCCAATAAATCACTGATTGAGTCTGGTAAATCCGACAAATTAGTTGAATTATAA
- a CDS encoding GIY-YIG nuclease family protein, translated as MENDKKFYMYVLLCEDDTLYTGYTDDVIRRFEVHQSGKGAKYTKAHKPIKILYSEEFSTKHDAMSAEYHFKKMNRQKKISYIRNHS; from the coding sequence ATGGAAAACGATAAAAAATTCTACATGTATGTATTACTCTGCGAAGACGACACTCTTTATACTGGCTATACTGATGACGTCATTCGCAGGTTTGAAGTCCATCAGTCGGGCAAGGGTGCCAAGTATACCAAGGCACATAAACCAATTAAAATTTTGTACTCAGAAGAATTTTCCACCAAACATGATGCAATGAGTGCTGAATATCATTTCAAAAAAATGAATCGGCAGAAAAAAATCAGCTATATTCGTAATCATAGCTAA
- a CDS encoding tRNA1(Val) (adenine(37)-N6)-methyltransferase: MNSYLKDDERIDQLYSKNISIIQSSKVFSFSLDAVLLAEFAAVSRNKTKKIVDLCAGNGAVGLFISERTNAKIYEVEIQDRLADMASRSVKLNNLEDQITVINDDLQNTTNYVKKDSVDVVTVNPPYFLNYETSEKNPNEYLAIARHEITTNLSQVVQAAGALLKMNGKFFMVHRPDRLTDILVTMREHRIEPKSLQFVRPSKGKLANMVLVSGIKDGHYNGVKILDDVIVHDGDHYSESIEMMLYGKR; encoded by the coding sequence ATGAACTCTTACTTAAAAGATGATGAAAGAATTGATCAATTATATAGTAAAAATATCTCCATCATTCAAAGTAGCAAGGTGTTTTCTTTTTCACTAGATGCCGTCTTGCTGGCTGAATTCGCAGCTGTTTCCAGAAATAAAACTAAAAAAATTGTTGATCTTTGTGCTGGCAATGGTGCGGTTGGACTTTTCATTAGTGAACGTACTAATGCAAAAATATACGAGGTTGAAATACAGGATAGATTGGCTGACATGGCATCTAGGAGTGTTAAACTAAATAATTTGGAAGACCAAATCACTGTTATTAATGATGACCTTCAAAATACGACTAATTATGTTAAGAAAGACTCCGTTGATGTAGTGACAGTCAATCCACCTTATTTTTTAAATTACGAAACTTCAGAAAAGAATCCCAATGAATACTTAGCAATTGCGAGGCATGAAATTACCACTAATCTGTCACAGGTGGTTCAAGCAGCTGGTGCTTTATTGAAAATGAATGGAAAATTCTTTATGGTGCATCGGCCAGACAGATTAACAGATATTTTAGTTACAATGCGAGAACACCGGATTGAGCCCAAATCATTGCAATTTGTTCGACCTAGCAAAGGAAAGTTAGCTAATATGGTATTAGTTTCGGGAATTAAAGATGGTCACTACAACGGCGTAAAAATTTTGGATGATGTCATTGTCCACGACGGTGATCATTATTCTGAATCAATCGAGATGATGCTCTATGGAAAACGATAA
- a CDS encoding lysophospholipid acyltransferase family protein, with the protein MFYSFARVVVKIILFIINGNGHYLNKNRLPKGNYILVGPHRTWFDPIYYAVAASPQKFSFMAKKELFKNPILRYILVHSNAFPVNRENPGPSAIKQPVRILRKQDLSLILFPSGTRHSSDLKGGAALIAQLANVPLVPTVYQGPLTFKHLLSRKKVIVSFGDPIYVDRKTKLDDNAQKEIEQQLQEAFDKLDEEVNPDFKYIDESKK; encoded by the coding sequence TTGTTTTATTCATTTGCTCGCGTGGTAGTTAAAATTATCCTGTTTATAATTAACGGTAATGGTCACTACCTTAACAAAAATCGACTACCTAAGGGTAATTATATATTAGTTGGACCTCATCGAACTTGGTTTGATCCAATTTATTATGCAGTGGCAGCTAGCCCCCAAAAATTTAGTTTTATGGCAAAAAAAGAACTATTTAAAAATCCGATTTTAAGATACATCTTGGTCCATTCAAATGCCTTTCCAGTTAACAGAGAAAATCCTGGACCATCAGCTATCAAGCAGCCTGTTAGAATCTTAAGAAAACAAGATTTATCATTGATCTTATTTCCTTCAGGTACACGGCATTCAAGTGATTTAAAGGGTGGTGCCGCTTTGATTGCCCAATTGGCAAATGTACCTTTAGTTCCCACAGTGTATCAAGGTCCCTTAACTTTCAAACACTTACTTTCTAGAAAAAAAGTGATTGTTTCGTTTGGTGATCCCATCTACGTTGATAGAAAAACTAAGTTAGATGATAATGCACAAAAAGAAATCGAACAACAATTGCAAGAAGCATTTGATAAGCTTGATGAAGAAGTTAATCCAGATTTTAAGTACATTGATGAATCTAAAAAATAA
- a CDS encoding YneF family protein: MATWLWVLIVIIALIAGLFGGFFISRRYMERYLKENPPFSEDQLRQMMLQMGQKPSQKKLHQMMNSMKSQNSKK; encoded by the coding sequence TTGGCAACTTGGCTGTGGGTTTTAATTGTAATCATTGCGTTAATTGCTGGATTGTTTGGCGGATTTTTTATTTCTCGTAGATACATGGAGAGATATTTAAAAGAAAACCCACCATTCAGTGAAGATCAATTACGACAAATGATGCTTCAAATGGGACAAAAACCATCCCAAAAGAAACTTCACCAAATGATGAATTCGATGAAGTCTCAAAATTCTAAAAAATAA
- a CDS encoding DUF896 domain-containing protein: MGDEVLKKIVPRINELAKKAKEEGLTEIEKLEQADLRKKYVARFKENFRSQIEMMKVFDDNGKEVTPDKVKKIQRKKGLRDD, translated from the coding sequence ATTGGCGATGAAGTTTTAAAAAAAATCGTTCCTAGAATTAATGAATTAGCTAAAAAAGCTAAAGAGGAAGGATTAACTGAAATTGAGAAGTTGGAACAGGCCGATTTAAGAAAGAAATACGTTGCTAGATTTAAAGAGAACTTCAGGTCACAAATTGAAATGATGAAGGTCTTTGATGACAATGGTAAAGAAGTTACACCAGATAAAGTCAAAAAGATTCAACGTAAAAAAGGTCTGCGAGACGATTAG
- the lexA gene encoding transcriptional repressor LexA, with translation MKTTQSKQIEILHYIWEKVNEHGYPPTVREIGEAVNLSSTSTVHGHIARLERKGYLVKDPSKPRALEVTQEGMNELGISPTQKQIPILGTVTAGEPILAVEEATDYFPLPSSLSNSDQPLFMLQIRGESMINTGILDGDFVIVQKQSTAENGDIVIAMTDENEATCKRFFKESDHFRLQPENDTMAPIILNRVSILGKVVSLFRGDIY, from the coding sequence ATGAAAACAACCCAAAGTAAACAAATAGAGATTTTACATTACATATGGGAAAAAGTAAACGAACATGGTTATCCACCTACAGTTCGTGAAATTGGTGAGGCTGTCAATCTTTCCTCTACCTCTACAGTTCACGGCCACATTGCTAGGTTAGAACGAAAAGGTTATCTTGTCAAAGACCCTTCAAAACCCAGAGCTTTGGAAGTCACCCAAGAAGGTATGAATGAGCTTGGGATTAGTCCCACTCAAAAACAGATTCCTATTCTTGGAACAGTAACCGCTGGTGAACCAATTCTTGCAGTCGAAGAAGCTACAGACTATTTCCCACTACCTAGTTCACTAAGTAACAGCGACCAACCGCTGTTTATGCTACAAATTCGTGGTGAAAGTATGATAAACACCGGAATTCTTGATGGAGATTTCGTTATCGTCCAAAAGCAATCTACAGCTGAAAACGGTGATATCGTCATTGCCATGACCGATGAAAACGAAGCAACCTGCAAGCGTTTCTTCAAAGAAAGTGATCACTTCAGATTACAACCAGAAAATGATACTATGGCGCCAATAATCCTGAACCGAGTAAGTATCCTCGGCAAAGTTGTAAGCTTATTTAGAGGCGACATTTACTAA
- a CDS encoding hydroxymethylglutaryl-CoA synthase yields MSVGIEKVGFYTAPYYIDMVDLAKARQQDPNKFLVGIGQKQQSVIPPSQDVVSMAANAATNILSDEDKQLIDMIIFGTETGIDNSKAASMYLQSLLGISDNARAFEIKQACYGATAGLQMAIDYITLHPDRKVIVVGADIARYGLNTSGEVTQGGGAVVMLISNQPKIIQFDGRSTFYSKNVMDFWRPGYTKEAKVDGHYSNDVYIDFFNRTFKQFLQKFDLTINDFSALTFHVPYPKMGIKALRSVAGEDDPSMESIWHEFHESIIYNSRVGNLYTGSLYLSLISLIANSDTLSAGDRIGMFSYGSGAQGEFFAGILQDFDNSKLKHAVDQIINNRNQLTISEYEAMYKQGLIDAANTANDLSGDSSRFVLKGRSDDKLIYRDQEMNIDF; encoded by the coding sequence ATGAGTGTGGGAATTGAAAAAGTTGGATTCTATACAGCACCTTATTATATCGATATGGTTGATTTAGCGAAGGCTCGGCAACAAGATCCTAATAAATTCTTGGTTGGAATCGGACAAAAGCAACAGTCGGTCATTCCTCCATCACAAGATGTTGTTTCGATGGCCGCCAACGCAGCAACGAACATTTTGTCTGATGAGGATAAGCAGCTTATTGATATGATCATTTTTGGAACCGAAACTGGGATTGATAACTCAAAAGCCGCTTCAATGTATTTACAGTCTTTATTAGGTATTTCAGATAATGCGCGGGCATTTGAGATCAAGCAGGCTTGTTATGGAGCTACTGCTGGATTACAAATGGCCATTGACTATATAACTTTGCATCCTGACCGCAAAGTAATAGTTGTTGGTGCGGATATTGCTCGCTATGGATTAAATACCTCTGGCGAAGTTACTCAGGGTGGCGGGGCAGTTGTGATGCTGATTTCCAACCAACCAAAAATTATTCAATTTGATGGTAGAAGTACTTTTTATTCGAAAAATGTTATGGACTTTTGGCGACCAGGGTATACCAAGGAAGCTAAAGTCGATGGCCATTATTCTAATGATGTCTATATTGATTTTTTTAATCGGACTTTTAAACAGTTTTTACAGAAATTTGATTTAACAATCAATGATTTCTCCGCGTTAACCTTCCACGTACCTTATCCTAAGATGGGTATTAAGGCACTGCGTTCTGTTGCGGGTGAAGATGATCCTTCGATGGAATCGATTTGGCACGAATTTCACGAATCAATTATTTATAATTCACGTGTTGGTAACTTATATACGGGTTCATTATACTTAAGTTTGATTTCATTAATTGCTAATTCAGATACTTTATCTGCTGGTGATAGGATCGGTATGTTTAGTTATGGTTCTGGAGCTCAAGGAGAGTTTTTTGCTGGTATCCTACAAGATTTTGATAACTCTAAATTGAAGCATGCCGTTGATCAGATTATAAATAATCGAAATCAACTGACCATTTCCGAATATGAGGCCATGTACAAACAAGGTCTAATAGATGCTGCGAACACTGCTAACGATTTAAGCGGTGATTCTTCTCGATTTGTACTTAAGGGTCGTTCAGATGATAAATTAATTTACAGAGATCAAGAGATGAACATTGATTTCTAA
- a CDS encoding PspC domain-containing protein: MKINIHRSSSNRLLAGVIGGISEHFNWNANLVRILFVLLAITPMFPGIIVYLILWILMGDPE; encoded by the coding sequence ATGAAAATCAATATTCATCGCTCATCAAGCAATCGACTTTTAGCCGGTGTAATCGGTGGCATTAGTGAACATTTTAACTGGAATGCCAATCTTGTTCGAATCTTATTTGTATTGTTAGCGATTACCCCAATGTTCCCAGGAATTATTGTTTACTTAATTCTTTGGATCCTAATGGGAGATCCTGAATAA
- a CDS encoding TIGR01906 family membrane protein → MMKSVSRKQWLSGLCVILFSMSLAIFLTVNSVWLFDINMHTENLKTLTGLSFSQMHQEYLRIIDYLQNPFISQLNFKCFRSSAAGLLHFRDVRHLIMLNNVVLLILIPVMIICWRNLWRSKLTWLIMSPIKIVVTVFIMVVAMMMVNFNQVFIWFHELLFRNEDWIFDPDKDPVINMLPESLFLQLFLLFFVLFFLLAFLWYFLAKWQLKNAQNNGR, encoded by the coding sequence ATGATGAAAAGTGTTTCTAGGAAACAGTGGCTGAGTGGTCTGTGTGTTATTTTATTTTCTATGAGTTTGGCCATATTTTTAACAGTCAATTCAGTTTGGCTATTTGATATTAATATGCACACTGAAAACCTTAAAACACTCACTGGTCTTTCCTTTTCTCAGATGCATCAAGAATATTTAAGAATAATTGATTACCTGCAAAATCCTTTTATATCGCAGCTGAATTTCAAATGTTTTAGAAGTTCAGCTGCAGGGCTGCTGCATTTTAGGGATGTAAGGCATTTGATTATGCTTAATAACGTTGTGTTATTAATTTTGATACCGGTAATGATTATCTGTTGGCGCAACTTGTGGCGCAGTAAATTGACATGGTTGATTATGAGTCCTATCAAAATTGTTGTGACCGTCTTTATAATGGTCGTTGCAATGATGATGGTAAATTTTAATCAAGTATTCATTTGGTTTCATGAACTATTGTTTAGGAATGAGGATTGGATTTTTGATCCAGACAAAGATCCGGTCATCAATATGTTGCCTGAGAGTTTATTCTTGCAACTGTTTCTGCTATTTTTTGTATTATTTTTTTTGTTGGCCTTCTTATGGTATTTTCTGGCAAAATGGCAATTAAAAAACGCCCAGAACAACGGGCGTTAA
- a CDS encoding TIGR01457 family HAD-type hydrolase, whose protein sequence is MTKYKGYFIDLDGTVYAGKKRIPAAKRFIESLQKQSIPFLFVTNNSTKLPVDVVADLENNHDIHVSEENVYTSGMATADYMESQTNDPRASSVYIVGEMGLYQSILAKGFQLNKVDPEFVVVGLDSDLTYEKLTEAVLAIRNGSKFIGTNPDTNIPKERGMLPGAGTVVKFVEHATQQEPIMIGKPNAMIINSALQRIGLTKDEVIMVGDNYNTDIKAGINAEIDTLLVYSGLSTKEEVSQQEIQPTYQIDSLDEWQFK, encoded by the coding sequence ATGACTAAGTACAAGGGCTATTTTATCGATTTAGATGGCACTGTTTACGCGGGTAAAAAAAGAATTCCTGCAGCAAAGAGATTCATTGAATCATTGCAGAAGCAATCGATTCCGTTTTTATTCGTCACCAATAACTCGACCAAGTTACCCGTTGATGTTGTAGCCGACTTAGAAAATAATCATGACATTCATGTCAGTGAAGAAAATGTTTATACTTCTGGAATGGCTACAGCTGATTATATGGAGAGCCAGACCAACGATCCCAGAGCAAGTTCTGTTTATATCGTCGGTGAAATGGGATTATATCAGTCAATTCTCGCCAAAGGATTTCAGTTGAATAAAGTCGACCCCGAATTCGTCGTGGTGGGGCTGGATTCTGACTTGACATACGAAAAGCTGACTGAAGCGGTTTTGGCAATCCGTAATGGATCGAAGTTTATCGGGACTAATCCAGATACAAATATTCCTAAGGAGCGCGGCATGTTGCCTGGCGCCGGAACAGTTGTTAAATTTGTTGAACATGCCACGCAACAAGAACCGATAATGATCGGTAAACCAAATGCGATGATCATCAACAGTGCATTACAAAGAATTGGTTTAACAAAAGATGAAGTCATCATGGTCGGAGATAACTATAATACTGATATTAAGGCGGGAATCAACGCTGAAATCGATACTTTGCTAGTATATTCAGGGTTGTCTACTAAAGAAGAAGTCAGTCAACAAGAGATTCAGCCAACTTATCAGATAGACTCTCTTGATGAGTGGCAATTCAAATGA
- a CDS encoding YutD family protein, translating to MEKSALAELLAEKNEQQSPMAKIVRESETEFTVNDHKYEIDRQFLDAFDFEDFRQRYNPAFSQYDYIVGDYSYDQLRMKGFFEVDRANVQGPFANEITDYVLELVNFGAKYFVVHNLEARPITRRNNSGHQDGSKRKRSNNSKNNRRRNSQKNGYVKQKTTAKKAPINKRKNVTVTQEKKSSNKHKFVIKENKD from the coding sequence TTGGAAAAAAGTGCACTAGCAGAGTTATTGGCTGAAAAAAATGAACAACAATCTCCAATGGCTAAAATTGTTCGCGAATCTGAAACAGAATTTACCGTTAATGATCATAAATATGAAATCGATAGACAATTTTTAGATGCGTTTGATTTTGAAGATTTCAGACAAAGATATAATCCAGCATTTAGTCAATATGATTATATTGTTGGTGATTATAGTTATGATCAATTAAGGATGAAGGGCTTCTTTGAAGTGGATCGAGCAAACGTTCAAGGACCTTTCGCTAATGAAATTACTGATTATGTATTGGAATTGGTCAATTTTGGTGCAAAATATTTTGTAGTTCATAATTTAGAGGCCAGACCAATTACTCGTCGCAATAATTCAGGTCATCAAGACGGATCTAAAAGAAAGCGAAGCAACAATTCAAAGAACAATCGTCGAAGAAATTCACAAAAGAATGGTTACGTTAAACAAAAGACTACTGCAAAGAAAGCTCCAATCAACAAACGAAAAAATGTAACAGTGACACAAGAGAAAAAGTCGTCCAATAAACATAAGTTTGTTATTAAAGAAAACAAAGATTAA
- a CDS encoding bifunctional metallophosphatase/5'-nucleotidase, whose protein sequence is MKERLTILHTNDLHSHLENWPRIRRYLISERQQILNQYKGSSVITVDLGDALDRAHPLTEVTNGTANVELLNQIHYDAVTIGNNEGLTNTHDQLDELYKDANFDVVLGNILNAKNNVYPTWAKPDKIIKTEQGTRVLILGMTAPYSLTYPILGWQPIEPEKVIPKLLAQNKGKYDIVVLLSHLGINQDRILARKFPDLTVIIGSHTHHLLVHGEKVNQSILAAAEKWGHYIGEITLELENHRVISKKARVIETADLPELPEDASEISGYEKQGEMLLAKNKIARIPTEMGTNLIGHSRLVDEGLHAIMDKAQTKIGILNSGLFLTNLPAGVIDRNQLHQMLPHAMHVMKVTLNGYDLWRLMKEMEKNRNFLVKFPQKGMGFRGKYFGLLHYGGLRFNDNGQLLFHEEPVSPIETYEVAMPDHYLFVPFFPTIDIVGKNEILYDESLRDVFGDYLAKNYPLTPNKY, encoded by the coding sequence ATGAAAGAACGATTGACGATTTTGCATACAAATGATTTACATTCTCATTTAGAAAATTGGCCAAGAATCAGACGATATTTGATTTCTGAACGCCAGCAAATTTTGAATCAATATAAAGGATCTTCCGTTATAACCGTTGATTTAGGAGACGCTTTGGATCGAGCTCATCCATTAACTGAAGTTACTAATGGTACAGCCAATGTCGAATTGCTCAATCAAATTCATTATGATGCAGTCACAATCGGTAACAATGAGGGGTTAACTAATACGCATGACCAATTGGATGAATTATATAAGGACGCCAATTTTGATGTGGTATTAGGCAATATTTTAAATGCCAAAAATAATGTTTATCCAACATGGGCAAAACCTGATAAAATTATTAAGACAGAACAGGGTACAAGAGTATTAATTCTCGGGATGACAGCTCCATATTCATTAACTTATCCAATCTTAGGGTGGCAACCCATTGAACCTGAAAAAGTGATTCCAAAATTGTTAGCTCAAAATAAGGGTAAGTATGATATCGTTGTTTTATTGAGTCATTTAGGAATTAATCAGGATAGAATTTTAGCAAGGAAATTTCCTGATTTAACAGTAATTATTGGTTCTCATACCCATCATCTTTTGGTTCATGGAGAGAAAGTTAACCAATCGATTTTAGCTGCCGCTGAAAAGTGGGGGCATTATATTGGCGAAATCACACTTGAGCTTGAGAATCATCGAGTTATTTCAAAGAAAGCTAGGGTCATCGAGACAGCTGATTTACCTGAGTTACCAGAAGATGCCTCAGAAATTTCAGGATACGAAAAACAAGGTGAGATGTTGCTTGCCAAGAATAAAATTGCTCGTATTCCAACTGAAATGGGCACCAACCTTATTGGTCACTCGCGTTTGGTAGATGAAGGATTACATGCAATAATGGATAAGGCACAAACTAAAATTGGCATCTTAAATTCAGGTTTGTTTTTAACAAATTTGCCGGCAGGAGTTATTGATCGCAATCAATTACATCAGATGCTGCCCCATGCCATGCATGTGATGAAGGTGACACTCAATGGTTATGATCTTTGGCGGTTAATGAAAGAAATGGAAAAGAACCGCAATTTTTTGGTTAAATTTCCACAAAAGGGCATGGGATTTAGAGGTAAGTATTTTGGACTACTTCACTATGGTGGACTTAGATTCAATGATAACGGTCAGTTGTTATTTCATGAAGAACCTGTCTCCCCAATTGAGACCTACGAAGTGGCCATGCCAGATCACTACTTGTTTGTGCCGTTTTTCCCAACCATCGATATTGTTGGTAAGAATGAAATTTTATATGATGAAAGCTTACGGGATGTTTTTGGCGACTATTTAGCTAAAAACTATCCATTGACCCCAAATAAGTATTAA
- a CDS encoding metallophosphoesterase produces MQYFTSDTHFFHEQLLGMSDFAPRPFANVEEMNNTIIDNWNKTVGENDIVYHLGDIAMLHTRPAKAAYEQIFEVLDQLNGRLVLIKGNHDSRDLFKYLEHYNHSVGDGMKFEFHDVGALIKMNHRQYYLTHYPMMMGIVKQIINLHGHIHHYAVPIKEDINVGIDSPELDYLGEKVPFGTPLSSAQIEKIVEQKEIDFAKRK; encoded by the coding sequence ATGCAATACTTTACATCAGATACACACTTTTTTCATGAACAGTTATTAGGTATGAGTGATTTTGCTCCAAGACCATTTGCAAACGTCGAAGAGATGAATAACACGATCATTGATAATTGGAATAAAACAGTTGGTGAAAATGATATTGTATATCACCTTGGAGACATTGCTATGCTTCATACTAGGCCAGCTAAAGCTGCATATGAACAAATTTTTGAAGTATTAGATCAGCTTAATGGGCGCCTAGTCCTAATCAAGGGGAATCATGATTCCAGAGATTTATTTAAGTATTTAGAGCACTATAATCATTCAGTAGGCGATGGCATGAAATTCGAGTTTCACGATGTTGGTGCTTTAATTAAGATGAACCATCGGCAATATTATTTAACGCACTATCCAATGATGATGGGCATTGTTAAACAAATTATTAATTTGCACGGTCATATCCATCATTATGCTGTGCCAATTAAAGAGGACATTAATGTCGGTATTGATAGCCCAGAATTGGATTATCTTGGAGAAAAGGTTCCTTTTGGAACACCACTTTCTTCAGCTCAAATTGAAAAAATAGTTGAACAAAAGGAAATTGATTTTGCAAAAAGGAAGTGA